Proteins from one Ahaetulla prasina isolate Xishuangbanna chromosome 2, ASM2864084v1, whole genome shotgun sequence genomic window:
- the ECHS1 gene encoding enoyl-CoA hydratase, mitochondrial, whose protein sequence is MATALLLRRLSLAMAARPPRRFLGAAATAHFQHLLVEKKGAGQRVAVIQLNRPKALNALCDDLMKELNEALDALERDPGVGAIVLTGSEKAFAAGADIKEMQHRTFQECYGGNFLAHWNRLASVRKPVIAAVNGYALGGGCELAMMCDIIYAGEKAQFGQPEILLGTIPGAGGTQRLTRAVGKSLAMEMVLTGERISAQEAKLAGLVSKVCPVEKLLDEAIACGEKIARHSKLVAAMAKEAVNAAFELTLAEGSRLEKRLFHATFATEDRKEGMNAFVEKREAKFKDH, encoded by the coding sequence ATGGCCACCGCGCTGCTCCTTCGCCGTCTGTCTTTGGCTATGGCCGCTCGGCCGCCCCGACGCTTTCTGGGCGCGGCGGCCACGGCGCATTTCCAGCACCTGCTGGTGGAGAAGAAGGGAGCCGGGCAGAGGGTGGCGGTGATCCAGCTGAACCGCCCGAAGGCCCTGAACGCGCTTTGCGACGACCTGATGAAAGAGCTGAACGAAGCGCTGGACGCGCTGGAGCGGGACCCCGGCGTGGGCGCCATCGTGTTGACGGGCAGCGAGAAAGCCTTCGCCGCTGGCGCCGACATCAAAGAGATGCAGCACCGGACTTTCCAAGAGTGCTACGGCGGCAACTTCCTCGCCCATTGGAACCGCCTGGCCAGCGTCCGAAAGCCGGTCATCGCCGCCGTCAATGGCTACGCGCTGGGCGGCGGCTGCGAGCTGGCCATGATGTGCGACATCATCTACGCGGGCGAGAAGGCGCAGTTCGGGCAGCCGGAGATCTTGCTGGGTACCATCCCGGGCGCCGGCGGGACGCAGAGGCTGACCCGAGCGGTCGGCAAGTCTCTGGCCATGGAGATGGTCCTGACCGGGGAACGGATCTCGGCCCAGGAAGCCAAGCTGGCCGGCCTCGTCAGTAAAGTCTGCCCGGTGGAAAAGCTGCTGGACGAAGCCATCGCCTGCGGGGAGAAGATCGCCCGCCACTCCAAGCTGGTGGCCGCCATGGCCAAAGAAGCGGTCAACGCCGCCTTCGAGCTCACCTTAGCCGAGGGCAGCCGGCTGGAAAAGAGGCTCTTCCACGCCACTTTTGCCACGGAGGACCGGAAAGAGGGGATGAACGCCTTTGTGGAGAAGAGAGAAGCCAAGTTTAAAGACCATTAA